The genome window CTCCTTCAGAAGCAGAAGCTGATCAAGCTGGCGCCCGGGGCGAGCCTCACGGCGGGCGTTCCGGATATTGCCGAAAACCCGAAAAAGTTGAAATTCGTCGAGCTTGACGCGGCGCAACTTCCGCGTGCGCTGCCCGACGTGGCGATTGCCGCCATCAACACCAACTACGCGCTCGAGGCCGATCTGGTTCCGACCCGCGACGCCCTCGCGATCGAGGCCGCAGACAGCCCCTACGCCAACATTTTCGTGGTGAAAACCAAGGAGAAGGACGCGCCGTGGGTGAAGAAGCTGGTGGAGGTCTATCAGACCGCGCCGACCCGCGACTTCATTCTCAAGACCTTCAAGGGCGCGGTGGTTCCCGCGTTCTGACCCACCGTCCGCAGCTTCGGGAGGCCGGGCCGCCGCGTGCGGCCCGGCGTTTTTTACGCGCATTCGGCGTCGGGATTCGCTTTTCATGTCGAACCGGACGTTGCATGATCGGAGCTGAGAGCAATTCAGCCTTGCGGATGATCGGGACGTCCGACCGGGGCGAAAGGGGAGCCGCCCGTCGTGAGGGCCGTGCCGCGTCTATGGATGTTGGTGCTTGTCGTGGTGCTCGTCCTGATGGCGATCACCGGCTGGCAGTACCTCCTGAGCCAGGAGCGCCAGCGCCGGGCCGAGGCGGAGCATACCCTCTCCGGCATCGCCGTGCTCAAACTCAACGAGATCGCCGAATGGCGCGCCAACCGCGCCGCCGACGCCAGGCTCGTCGCCGCCAATCCCACGCTGCAGCGCTCGCTGCGGCTGTGGTGGCAGAACCCGGATACCGACATCGCCACGGATATGCTCGAGGTGGTCCGCTCGCGCCTAGCGATGTACCGGGAAATCCGCCGGTTCGCCGACGTCCGGGTGGTCGATGCGGAGAACCGCACCGTCGTCGGGGTGATGCCCGCCGACCCCGAGCCCGAGGATCCCATCACCGCCGCCGCCCTCGACCGCGCCCGCGCCACCGGCCTGCCGACCTTCAGCGACATCCATTCCCAAGGAGGCGGGCTGCTGATCGACGTGGTGGTGCCGTTGTTCGGCGACGACAACGACGACGAACTGCGCGGGTCGGGGCTCGCGCTGGTGCTGCAGATCGACCCCAACGTCTACCTCTATCCGTTGCTGCGGCGCTGGCCGACGCCGAGCGCGACCGCCGAAACCCTGATCGCGCGGCGCGAGGGGCAGGACGTGGTGTTTCTCTCGCCCCTGCGTCATCGCCCCGATCCGCCGCTCACCTTCCGCATGCCGCTCTCCAGTCCGAAGCTCGCCGCGGCGGTGGGGCTGCGCGGCACCTACGGCGTCGTCGGCGGGCGGGACTATCGCGACCAGCCGATCCTCGCCGCCACGTTCAAGGTCGACGGCACCGACTGGGTGATGGTGTCGAAGATCGACGAGGACGAGGCGCTCGCGACGCAGCGCCGCGAAACCCTGCTCGGGCTCGCGCTGCTGATCGCCGCGGCGGTGGCGGTGGCGGCGGTGGTGCTGGCGATCGCCGAGGAGGGGGCGTCGGCCGAACGTCTCGCCGCCGCCGAAAGCAAGGCCCAGCTCGCGGCGCGCGACGCGCGCCTGGGCGCGATCTTCCGCGCCGCGCCGATCGGCATCGGCATTACCCGCGACCGCATCATGGTGGAGGCGAGCGAAGGCTTCTGCGATCTCGTCGGCATGACGCGCGAGGAAATGGTCGGTCAGCCGGCGCGAATCTTCTACGGCGACGACGACGCCGAGTACGAGCGCGTCGGCGTCGCCGCCTATGGCGGCCTCAGGGCCGAGGGGCGCTCGCAGACCGAGGCGCGCTGGGTGAAGAAGGACGGCACGCCGATCGTGGTGCTGCTGAGCGCCGCCCTGGTGGAGCCGGGCAATTTCAAGGCCGACGTCACCTTCACCATCATCGACATCACCGAGCGCAAGCTCCAGGAGGAACGGCTCGGCGAGCGCACCCGCGACCTCGAACGCTCGAACAAGGAGCTTGCCGCGTTCGCCTACGTCGCCTCCCACGACCTGCGCTCGCCGCTGCGGGGCATCGCCCAGCTTTCCGAGTGGATCGTCGAGGACATGCCGGGCGGCGTGCCCGACGAGATCCAGGGGCACATCACGCTGATGCGCAGCCGGGTGGCGCGGATGGAGCGCCTGCTCGACGACCTGCTCGCCTATTCGCGCATCGGCCGCATCGAGGGCGACGTGGCCGAGGCCGACGTCGCCGCGATCTGCCGCGAGGCGTTCGACATGTTCGCGCCGCCGCCCGGCTTCGCGCTCGATCTCGCGCCCGATCTGCCCAGCTTCCGCACCCTCGCGACGCCGCTGACCCAGGTGCTGCACAACCTCATCGGCAACGCCATCAAGCACCACGACCGCGACCGCGGCCGCATCGCGGTGTCGGCGCGCAAGGTGCGCGGCGGCTGGGCGATCGCCGTTGCCGACGACGGCCCGGGGATCGCGCGCGAATACCAGGAGCGGGTGTTCGGGCTGTTCCAGACCCTGAAGCCGCGCGACGAGGTGGAGGGCAGCGGCATGGGGTTGGCGCTGGTGCGCAAGATCGTCGAAGTCTACGGGGGGACCGTGACGGTGCGGTCCGAGGGGCGGGGGGCCGAGTTCACGTTCACGTGGCCGGGCGACCCCCATATGAAGGGATTGAAGCATGCAACAAGCGCTGGCGCCTGAGGGGAAGATCGTGAACCTGCTGCTGGTCGAGGACGACGACATCGACGCCATCGGCGTCGAGCGCGCGCTCAAGCGCCGCCGCATCATCAATCCGCTGTTCCGCGCCCGCGACGGCATCGAGGCGCTCGAGATGCTGCGCTCCGGCCGGGTGGCGCGGCCGTTCCTGATCCTGCTCGACCTCAACATGCCGCGCATGGGCGGGCTCGAATTCATCCGCGAGATCCGCGACGATCCGGCGCTGAGCGACACGGTGGTGTTCGTGCTCACCACTTCGAAGTCCGACGAGGATCTCGCCGCCGCCTATCGCAACCACGTGGCGGGCTACATCGTCAAGAACGAGTTCGGCGACAGCTTCTCGGGGCTGGTGCAGATGCTCGACGCCTACTGGCAGATCGTCGAATTGCCGAAGGGCCGCTGAAGCGGGAACGGAGACGCACGGGAGGAGGGCGCGATGGACGATGGATACGTGCCGCCGCCGCTGCGTCTGCTGTTGGTCGACGACGACGCCGTCGATCGCCTCGCGGTGATCCGCGCGCTCCGGCAGTCGAAACTGCCGCTCGACATCGCGGAAAGCAGCACCGCCGAGGAGGCGCTCGCCGCCTTCGCCCATGGCGAATTCGACGCGGTGTTGCTCGATTACCGTCTGCCCGACATGGACGGTCTCGAGGTGCTGCGGCGGATGAACGCGCGCGTCCACGGCTCCACCGCGATCCTGATGCTGACCGGGATGGACAACGACGAACTCGCCACCCAGTGCATCGAGGCGGGCGCGCAGGACTTCCTGCTCAAGCAGGATCTGACGCCGCGTCATCTGATCCGCGCCGTCACCCACGCGCGGATGCGCCACCGCATCGAGATGGCGCTGCTCGAAAGCCATGAGCGCCTGCGCGAACTGGCCGAGCAGGACCCGCTCACCGGCCTCGCCAACCGCTATTTCTTCGATCAGAGCCTGCGCGCCGCGATCCCGCGTACGGTGCGCTACGGCCTCAAGCTCGCGCTGCTGTTGCTCGATCTCGACAACTTCAAGTTCGTCAACGACAGTCACGGCCACGACGTCGGCGACCAGATGCTGCGGGTGGTCGCCGACCGTCTCGTCGGCATCACCCGAGAGGGCGACATCCTCTGCCGCCTCGGCGGCGACGAATTCGCGATCATCGCCTTCCAGCGCGAGGACGAGGCCGAAATCGTTCATGCCCTGGCGCAGCGGCTGCTCGCCGAGCTCGCCGAGCCGGTCGAGGTCGAGGCTCTCACCCTGCCGACCTCGGTGAGCATCGGCATCGCCCTCTGCCCCGACAACTCGGACAACGCCGACCAGTTGTTCAAGTGCGCCGACCTTGCGATGTATCGCGCCAAGCGCGACGGCCGCAACCAGGCGCACTACTACTCGGAGGAGCTGCAGCGCCAGGTGATGCGCCGGGTGCAGACCGAGCAGGACCTGCGCGCCGCGATCGAGACCGGCGGCTTCGAACTGTTCTATCAGCCGCAGGTCGACGCCGCGACCGGGGCGGTGTGCGGCGCCGAGGCGCTGATCCGCTGGCGCCATCCCGAGCGCGGCCTGCTCGGCCCCGGCGCGTTTCTCGACGTCGCCGAGGACACCGGCCTGATCGGCCCGATCGGCGACTGGGTGATCGCCACCGCCTGTGCCGACGTCGCCGCCGGGCGTCTCGGCCGGGTGCCGCGCGTCGCCGTCAATCTCTCGGCGCAGCAGCTGCGGACTCCGGGGGTCGTCGAGCGCATCGCCCGCGACCTCGAAACCTCGCACCTGATGCCGTCGCAGCTCGAAGTCGAGATCACCGAAAGCGTGCTGATCTCGGACTTCGAGGTGGCGCTCGGCGTGCTCGAAGGGATTCGCGGCCTCGGCGTGTCGATCGCGATCGACGACTTCGGCACCGGCTATTCGTCGCTCGCCTACCTCAAACGCCTGCCGATCGACTGCCTCAAGGTCGACAAGTCGTTCCTCGCCCAGGTGCCCGAGGGGGAAAAGGACAAGCGCCTGCTGCGCGCGCTGATCCAGATGTCGCGGGCGATGGGATTCCGCGTCGTCGTCGAGGGGGTGGAGACGCGCGCCCAGGCGGAGGTGTGCCGAGACTTCGGCGCCGATACCCTGCAGGGCTTCCACTTCGCGCGGCCGATGCCGTGGTCGGAGCTCACGCCGGCGCTGCTCGGCTTCGCGTCGCCGTCTTAGCGCGCCACCCACAGGAAGCGGCGCGCCGCGGTCTCGGGGACCAGCCGCACCAGCCGCACCAGCGCCGCGATCACCGCAAGGCTCACCGCCAGGCGCAGCCACAGCAGGCCGCCCAACTCCGCGCCCACCAGCATCAGCACCAGGGTGTCCTCGATCAGCGAGTGGCAAACGCCCATCAGCGACAGCGCGAAGAACACGTCGCGCGTCGGCAGCACGCCCTTGCGCACTTCCTGGAGGATCACGCCCGAGCCGTAGGAGAGTCCGAGGGTCATCCCGACCACGGTGATCGCCGAGGCCTCGCTGCCGATGCCGACCAGGCGCATCACCGGGGCGATCGCGCGGGTGACGAGGTCGAGCACGCCGGAGGCGCGCAGCAGCTTCATCATCAGCATCAGGACGAAGATCACCCCCGAGATCGCCGCGAGGTTGCGCAGCTCGCCGAGCGCCCAGTCGAGCAGGCTCGGGTCGGCGGGCAGCGACGGCAGCGGGATCGCCGCCGCCTCGGGGTGGAGTCCGAAGGTTTCGGTGAGCGCGTGGTAGAGGACGCCGCACAGCAGCGCGGTGCCGAACCGCAGCGAGCACTGGCCGATGAATCGCGCGCCGCAGCGGTGGGCGATGCCGCACTCCACCGGCAGCCCGTGGGCGATCAGGATCAGGAGGCTGAGGGTCGTCACCTGCGCGACGCTGAGCGGTTCGGCGCGCCCCTGGGCGAGCTGCATCAGCACGATCAGGCCGGAATAGACGCCGTTCAGCAGCCCGGCCGCCCACGCCAGCCCCATCTCCGCGGGCAGGCCGACGAGGCGCATCAGCGGCTCCAGCGGCAGCGCCACGTAGCGCACCCAGTCGAGCTCCTGGAGAATCTTGACCGCGACGATCACCGGGACCATCACGACGTAGAGGTCGCGCGAGGTGCGCAGCGTTTCGGTGGCGGATTCGGCGATCGTCGCGATCGCCCGACGCGACGGCGTCACGGCGTTTCCTCCTCGACGGGCGGTGGGCGCTTCAGCTCTCGCCGTCGGCGCGCAGGTGGGCGAAGCGGACCGGCGCGCGGCGCAACGGCCGCGGCGGCTGGAATTCGGCGGTTCCGGGCTCGTGGGGCGCCACCAGCGGCGCGTCGGCCGCGGGCGGCGCGGCGAATTCGGCGAGCGCCTCCGCCATCGGCATGAAGCCGCTCCTGGCCGGCCGCGCGGCGGGGCCGTCGGGGCGCGGGTGGCTGAGCGAAGGGTCGAAGCGTTTGCTCATGCGCGTCTCCTGCGTTGCGGCGCTTACCATCGCCGCTTGCGGCGGCGGCGGCAAGCCCTTCGCCGAAGTCATCGCGCGGGCAGGGCGGCGAGCCCGTCCAGCAGCGCGATCCAGGCGTCGCGCAGGCCGACTCGCACCGCCCAGTCGCCCGCGTCGCGTCCGCGCAGGCGTGCGTCGGCGGCGGAGAACGGCGTCGTCGTCGCGGTGCGGAGGTCGAGCACGGTGCGCCCCTCGGCGTCGGTGGCGACCCAGGCGACGGTGACCTCGGCGACGCCTTCGCCCGGCGCGGTCTTGCGCAGGCGCACCTCGGCGGCGTCGATGCGCACCGCGAGCGGCGCGCCCTCGGCGTTCCACACCGAGGCGAGCGGCTGGCCTTCGAGATTCCAGCGGCGCAGGCGCGCCAGCAGGCCATGGTCGTCGAGCCCCGGCGCGGCTTCCAGGCGGTCGAGGCGGAAGGGCAGGCGACGGTCGCCGACGGTTTCGGCCATCGCGGCGGTTTCGGTCGCGGCGGCGGCGATCTCGGGGGCGAGGTCGCGCAACGCCACCTGGGTGGCGTCGGCGATCGCGGTGTCGAGGGGCGAGAGGCCGGAGCCGAGCGCGCGGTCGCGCGCGGCGGCGGCCCGTGCGGTGGCGCGGCCGCGCCACACCGGTGCGCCGCCGGGACGCGCGAGGGCGATGCCGAGGCTCACCTCGGCGGCGGCCTGCTCGGGGCCGGGTGCGGGCAGGGCGGCGAAGGTCAGGCTTTCGACCGCGAGATCGAAGGGCGGCGCGGCGTCGCCGGTGGGGATCTGGGCGTCCAGCGCGGCGCGGATCCGCCGCGCGTAGTCGGCGGTGCGCTCCGGGGTTTCGAGCGGCTGCGCGAGGCGCACCTCGGCGAGGCTCAACGGCGCGTCGGGCGCGGGCGAAAGGGTGCGGTAGAGGCGCAGCGCGAAGACTTCGAGGTTGCGGACGAAGGCGCGGTAGCGCGCCGCCCGCACCGTCGATTGCCGCAGTTCCACGGCGTCGGCCACCGTCACCCGCGCGGTGGCGACGATGCGGTCGTTGAACACCACGCGCCCGGCATCGTCGGTGACGCGGTAGAGGATCGCGGCGCGGCCGACGCCGACGCCGTCGGTCTGGGCGGAGGCGGTGCTCTCGACGTCGCGCAGGTCGACCGTCAGCCCCTTCGCCGCGTCGGCGCGGAACAGCCCGCTTTCGCGCAGTTGCGCGGCGGCCATGGCGCGGATCGCCTCGACCACCGCGTCGCGACGGTCGGCGCGTTCGAAGTCCACGCCCGAAAGCCGGAGCGGTAGCGGTGCGCCGGGAAAGCGCCAGGTGTCGAACGCCGCCTCGGCGGCGGGGGCGAGGCCGAGAGCGGCGGCGAGGGCGAGCGAGACGAGGCGCATGATCAGATGCCGAACAGTTCGTTGAGGGTGAGGATGCGGTGGACCGCGCGCACCTGCGCGAGGTCGAGGCGGATCTCCGCCCGCGGGTTGAACTGCTCCAGCAGCAGCGTGGCGTCGGTCCGGCGCGCCAGGCGCTTGACGTAGGCCTGTACCAGTCCGTCGTCCGGCGCGACCGTCTGCACCACCACGTAATCGCCGACCCGCGCCGGGCGACGTTCGGAAACGTAGATCAGTTCGCCCTCCTCGAACCGTGGCGACATGCTGGAGCCGACCACGTAGAGGGCGTAGATGTCGCGCGATGCGCCGATCCCCGGCGGGCGGCGGACGTAGTCGATCGCCGCGGTGTCGAGCTGGAACGCCCCCCGGGCGCTGCCGGCGGCGGTGCCGAGCACCGGCACGTCGCGCGGCATCGCGGCGCGCGGCGGCGGCGCGGGCGTCTCCCACAAACCGAACGGCTGGGGGGCGGGCGCGGGCGCGGCGGGCGCGTCGATCAACCAGTCGACCGAGCATTCGAGGGCGCGGGCGAGCTTGGCGAGGCTGTCGGCGCGCGGCTTCACCGACCGCTCGCGCAGCACGTTGCGGATCGTGTCCGGGTGCAGCCCGGCGTCGACCGAGGCGGCGCGCGGCGTCTTGTCGAGCGCTTTCAGGCGTTCGCGGACGCGGCTTTTGAGGTCGTCGTTGGTCATGCGGGTATTTAACCTCGGATTGTCCGCCTTGTCACCCGGATTCTGCCGGATATTCGGGGGTTTTTCAGGAAAATCAAGGATAATTTACACAAGGCTACGCGCCGAGCGTGCGGACGATTTGCCCGCACACGTCTTGACTGCGGGCAATTGCCCGTATATCATCGTCCGCATCGAACGATGGTGAAAAGGCGCGGGGGCGAAGATGGACGGCGAGGCGTGCGGTGCGGAGCGGGCGGAACGGCTGGTGGCGGCAATCCTCGCGGCGGAGCCGCGACGGTTGCCGCCCGATATCGCGATCTATGCCCGCGCCGCGGCCCGCCTTCTCGCCGCCCAGCCGCGCGCCCGCGCCGAGGCCGCCGCGGCGCGCGCGGGCGCGCTCGGCGGGTTGCCGTCGCGGGCCGAGCTTCTCGCGTTCTGCGCCCTTTGCGAATGAGGATGCCGACATGACCGAATCCCCTTCCCCCGCCCGCGCCGCGGTGCGGCGGCGGTTTCTCGACGCTCTCGCGGAGACCGGCAGCGTGCGCGCCGCCGCCGCCGCCTCGGGGCGTCCGCGCGGTGCGTGGCTGGTGCTGCGCGGACGCGACCCCGGGTTCGCGCGGGCGTGGGACGAGGCGCTCGATTCCTACGTCGAGCTGCTGGAGGCGGAGGCCGACCGCCGCGCCGTCGGCGGCGAGGCGGAGCCGGTGTTCTACGGCGGCAAGCAGGTGGGGGTGCGCACCCGCGCCTCCGACAGCCTGCTGATGTTCCGCCTCAAGGCGCTGAAACCCCAGCGCTACAAGGGCGCG of uncultured Alphaproteobacteria bacterium contains these proteins:
- a CDS encoding exported hypothetical protein (Evidence 5 : No homology to any previously reported sequences) is translated as MRLVSLALAAALGLAPAAEAAFDTWRFPGAPLPLRLSGVDFERADRRDAVVEAIRAMAAAQLRESGLFRADAAKGLTVDLRDVESTASAQTDGVGVGRAAILYRVTDDAGRVVFNDRIVATARVTVADAVELRQSTVRAARYRAFVRNLEVFALRLYRTLSPAPDAPLSLAEVRLAQPLETPERTADYARRIRAALDAQIPTGDAAPPFDLAVESLTFAALPAPGPEQAAAEVSLGIALARPGGAPVWRGRATARAAAARDRALGSGLSPLDTAIADATQVALRDLAPEIAAAATETAAMAETVGDRRLPFRLDRLEAAPGLDDHGLLARLRRWNLEGQPLASVWNAEGAPLAVRIDAAEVRLRKTAPGEGVAEVTVAWVATDAEGRTVLDLRTATTTPFSAADARLRGRDAGDWAVRVGLRDAWIALLDGLAALPAR
- a CDS encoding Nucleoside recognition domain protein produces the protein MTPSRRAIATIAESATETLRTSRDLYVVMVPVIVAVKILQELDWVRYVALPLEPLMRLVGLPAEMGLAWAAGLLNGVYSGLIVLMQLAQGRAEPLSVAQVTTLSLLILIAHGLPVECGIAHRCGARFIGQCSLRFGTALLCGVLYHALTETFGLHPEAAAIPLPSLPADPSLLDWALGELRNLAAISGVIFVLMLMMKLLRASGVLDLVTRAIAPVMRLVGIGSEASAITVVGMTLGLSYGSGVILQEVRKGVLPTRDVFFALSLMGVCHSLIEDTLVLMLVGAELGGLLWLRLAVSLAVIAALVRLVRLVPETAARRFLWVAR
- a CDS encoding hypothetical protein (Evidence 5 : No homology to any previously reported sequences), with the translated sequence MTESPSPARAAVRRRFLDALAETGSVRAAAAASGRPRGAWLVLRGRDPGFARAWDEALDSYVELLEAEADRRAVGGEAEPVFYGGKQVGVRTRASDSLLMFRLKALKPQRYKGAADEPEPLTVKIRDFSEE
- a CDS encoding Response regulator; the protein is MDDGYVPPPLRLLLVDDDAVDRLAVIRALRQSKLPLDIAESSTAEEALAAFAHGEFDAVLLDYRLPDMDGLEVLRRMNARVHGSTAILMLTGMDNDELATQCIEAGAQDFLLKQDLTPRHLIRAVTHARMRHRIEMALLESHERLRELAEQDPLTGLANRYFFDQSLRAAIPRTVRYGLKLALLLLDLDNFKFVNDSHGHDVGDQMLRVVADRLVGITREGDILCRLGGDEFAIIAFQREDEAEIVHALAQRLLAELAEPVEVEALTLPTSVSIGIALCPDNSDNADQLFKCADLAMYRAKRDGRNQAHYYSEELQRQVMRRVQTEQDLRAAIETGGFELFYQPQVDAATGAVCGAEALIRWRHPERGLLGPGAFLDVAEDTGLIGPIGDWVIATACADVAAGRLGRVPRVAVNLSAQQLRTPGVVERIARDLETSHLMPSQLEVEITESVLISDFEVALGVLEGIRGLGVSIAIDDFGTGYSSLAYLKRLPIDCLKVDKSFLAQVPEGEKDKRLLRALIQMSRAMGFRVVVEGVETRAQAEVCRDFGADTLQGFHFARPMPWSELTPALLGFASPS
- a CDS encoding putative Histidine kinase (Evidence 3 : Function proposed based on presence of conserved amino acid motif, structural feature or limited homology; Product type pe : putative enzyme); this translates as MRAVPRLWMLVLVVVLVLMAITGWQYLLSQERQRRAEAEHTLSGIAVLKLNEIAEWRANRAADARLVAANPTLQRSLRLWWQNPDTDIATDMLEVVRSRLAMYREIRRFADVRVVDAENRTVVGVMPADPEPEDPITAAALDRARATGLPTFSDIHSQGGGLLIDVVVPLFGDDNDDELRGSGLALVLQIDPNVYLYPLLRRWPTPSATAETLIARREGQDVVFLSPLRHRPDPPLTFRMPLSSPKLAAAVGLRGTYGVVGGRDYRDQPILAATFKVDGTDWVMVSKIDEDEALATQRRETLLGLALLIAAAVAVAAVVLAIAEEGASAERLAAAESKAQLAARDARLGAIFRAAPIGIGITRDRIMVEASEGFCDLVGMTREEMVGQPARIFYGDDDAEYERVGVAAYGGLRAEGRSQTEARWVKKDGTPIVVLLSAALVEPGNFKADVTFTIIDITERKLQEERLGERTRDLERSNKELAAFAYVASHDLRSPLRGIAQLSEWIVEDMPGGVPDEIQGHITLMRSRVARMERLLDDLLAYSRIGRIEGDVAEADVAAICREAFDMFAPPPGFALDLAPDLPSFRTLATPLTQVLHNLIGNAIKHHDRDRGRIAVSARKVRGGWAIAVADDGPGIAREYQERVFGLFQTLKPRDEVEGSGMGLALVRKIVEVYGGTVTVRSEGRGAEFTFTWPGDPHMKGLKHATSAGA
- a CDS encoding Two-component system response regulator, whose protein sequence is MQQALAPEGKIVNLLLVEDDDIDAIGVERALKRRRIINPLFRARDGIEALEMLRSGRVARPFLILLDLNMPRMGGLEFIREIRDDPALSDTVVFVLTTSKSDEDLAAAYRNHVAGYIVKNEFGDSFSGLVQMLDAYWQIVELPKGR
- a CDS encoding hypothetical protein (Evidence 5 : No homology to any previously reported sequences) is translated as MDGEACGAERAERLVAAILAAEPRRLPPDIAIYARAAARLLAAQPRARAEAAAARAGALGGLPSRAELLAFCALCE
- a CDS encoding hypothetical protein (Evidence 5 : No homology to any previously reported sequences), which codes for MSKRFDPSLSHPRPDGPAARPARSGFMPMAEALAEFAAPPAADAPLVAPHEPGTAEFQPPRPLRRAPVRFAHLRADGES
- a CDS encoding putative phage repressor (Evidence 3 : Function proposed based on presence of conserved amino acid motif, structural feature or limited homology) encodes the protein MTNDDLKSRVRERLKALDKTPRAASVDAGLHPDTIRNVLRERSVKPRADSLAKLARALECSVDWLIDAPAAPAPAPQPFGLWETPAPPPRAAMPRDVPVLGTAAGSARGAFQLDTAAIDYVRRPPGIGASRDIYALYVVGSSMSPRFEEGELIYVSERRPARVGDYVVVQTVAPDDGLVQAYVKRLARRTDATLLLEQFNPRAEIRLDLAQVRAVHRILTLNELFGI